From a single Arachis hypogaea cultivar Tifrunner chromosome 3, arahy.Tifrunner.gnm2.J5K5, whole genome shotgun sequence genomic region:
- the LOC112791322 gene encoding L-type lectin-domain containing receptor kinase IX.1-like yields MAVSSILFLYVVIFPYYASSLTFNFTSFDSNNNNNTLRYEAWAETEEETIQLIGKAHLNNSIGRAVYYKPMHLWDKASRNLTHFTTHFSFIIDSQNRTNYADGLAFFLRPNGSTVPSATAGRTLGLTVDNQDTLNITVDPFVAVEFDIFKNYFDPPNEHVGIDVNSLRSVANTTWFSKANIMGGKVNEAWISYNATSMNLSVVFTGFNSATNTTMLQNLFAVVDLREYLPEYVAVGFSAATGTSFALHKILSWDLNSTLGDDIAKAESPVAMNPSSSAAPNHEKKASNTGPTVGLGIGGVVVFVGLCLVLVGLWKKWKKGSDEEEDDDQDFEEYVGEDFGRGAGPKKYSFSELAFAADNFKDENKLGQGGFGGVYRGYLKDINSYVAIKRVSEHSHQGIKEFASEVKIISRLRHRNLVQLIGWCPKRKKLLLVYEYMPNGSLDVHLFKKQNLLGWTVRYNIARGLAAALLYLHEEWEQCVVHRDIKSSNIMLDSEFNAKLGDFGLARLVDHAKGAQTTALAGTPGYMAPECNTTWRATKESDVYSFGVVALEIACGRKPIKYKAPESEINIVEWVWGLYGSGRVLEAADERLDGDFVKEQMKCLMVVGLWCAHPCHNNRPSIRQAIQVLNFEAPLPTLPAKLPVPTYLDG; encoded by the exons ATGGCGGTTTCATCCATTTTGTTCCTCTACGTAGTCATCTTCCCTTATTATGCATCATCCTTAACCTTCAACTTCACCAGTTTTGAttccaacaacaataacaacacccTAAGATATGAAGCATGGGCAGAAACAGAGGAAGAAACTATCCAGCTGATAGGAAAAGCGCACTTGAATAACAGCATTGGTCGTGCAGTGTACTACAAACCCATGCACCTGTGGGACAAAGCTTCAAGGAACCTCACACACTTCACAACCCATTTCTCATTCATCATTGATTCCCAGAATAGAACTAACTATGCAGATGGACTTGCATTCTTCCTCCGCCCCAACGGTTCCACCGTCCCCAGTGCCACGGCCGGAAGAACTCTGGGCCTCACTGTTGACAACCAAGATACACTCAACATAACTGTAGACCCCTTTGTGGCCGTGGAATTCGATATCTTTAAGAATTATTTCGATCCGCCCAATGAACATGTGGGTATTGATGTTAACTCCTTGAGGTCTGTTGCTAATACCACATGGTTTTCTAAGGCTAACATTATGGGAGGGAAAGTCAATGAGGCTTGGATCAGTTACAATGCTACTTCCATGAATCTTAGTGTTGTCTTCACTGGTTTCAACTCAGCCACCAACACTACCATGCTGCAGAATCTGTTTGCTGTGGTTGACTTGAGAGAATATCTTCCTGAATATGTTGCAGTTGGATTCTCAGCTGCCACAGGAACTTCTTTTGCTTTGCACAAAATTCTCTCTTGGGATTTAAACTCAACTTTGGGAGACGACATAGCGAAAGCAGAATCCCCTGTTGCAATGAATCCATCTTCCAGTGCAGCTCCCAATCAT GAGAAAAAGGCCAGCAACACCGGACCAACAGTGGGATTGGGAATTGGTGGAGTTGTTGTGTTTGTTGGGttgtgtttggttttggttggattGTGGAAAAAGTGGAAGAAAGGAAGTGATGAAGAGGAAGATGATGATCAAGATTTTGAGGAGTATGTGGGGGAAGATTTCGGAAGAGGAGCAGGACCCAAAAAGTATTCATTTTCTGAATTAGCGTTTGCAGCTGATAACTTCAAAGATGAGAACAAGCTTGGTCAAGGTGGATTTGGAGGTGTTTATAGAGGGTATCTCAAAGATATCAACTCCTACGTTGCCATCAAGAGGGTTTCAGAACATTCTCATCAAGGAATAAAGGAATTCGCATCGGAAGTAAAGATCATTAGCCGGCTTAGGCACCGAAATCTTGTCCAACTGATTGGTTGGTGTCCGAAAAGGAAGAAGCTCTTGCTTGTATATGAGTACATGCCTAATGGAAGTTTAGATGTTCATCTTTTCAAGAAGCAGAATCTGCTGGGATGGACAGTTAGATACAACATAGCTCGAGGCTTGGCGGCCGCACTGCTATACTTGCACGAAGAATGGGAACAATGTGTTGTGCATAGGGACATCAAATCAAGCAACATCATGCTGGATTCAGAGTTCAATGCCAAACTTGGGGATTTTGGGCTAGCAAGGCTTGTTGACCATGCAAAAGGCGCGCAAACCACGGCTCTAGCCGGTACTCCGGGCTACATGGCTCCAGAATGCAATACCACATGGAGGGCTACTAAAGAATCAGATGTGTACAGTTTTGGAGTGGTGGCATTGGAGATAGCATGTGGAAGGAAACCCATCAAATATAAGGCTCCGGAAAGTGAAATCAATATTGTAGAATGGGTGTGGGGTCTTTATGGAAGTGGAAGGGTTCTTGAAGCAGCGGATGAAAGGCTAGATGGAGATTTTGTAAAGGAACAAATGAAATGCTTGATGGTTGTTGGGCTGTGGTGCGCTCACCCATGTCACAACAATAGGCCTTCAATAAGACAAGCCATTCAAGTTCTCAACTTTGAAGCTCCCTTACCCACTCTtccagcaaagttgccagtaccAACCTATCTTGATGGGTGA
- the LOC112791321 gene encoding L-type lectin-domain containing receptor kinase IX.1-like, with amino-acid sequence MTSPEANYALACFYVTFIILLALVSNATPLAFNYKRFSDTINTLNIVGDVYQDNGALQLTEYKKDSLGRVTYYKPLHLWDNKTGKVTDFTTHFSFSINTPNKSYDGDGITFYLAEPNFPLPVPRDGSGIGLLSRYELSNPNYTNEHPFVAVEFDTFGNDWDPPYDHVGIDVKSIATAFTAEWFSSRDERGYDAVITYNAATNNLSVTFTGYKDNVTKIKQNLWSKVDMRDVLPEWVEFGFTSATGLFYEYHTLFSWSFSSTTGFYFEYHTLSSWSFNTSLSTHEANDQNRSKKGLVIGLGVGAGVLICVLVLASFMGWKLRSGKRRDSFDVAMDRDFERGTGPRRFSYEELSRATNNFAKGHKIGEGGFGGVYKGFLRDLNIHVAIKRISQGSQQGVREYASEVKIISQLRHKNLVQLIGWCHQKNDLLLIYEFMENGSLDSYIFKGKSLLTWEVRYNIARGLASSLLYLHEEWEQCVLHRDIKPSNVMLDPNFNVKLGDFGLARLMDHGTESKTASLAGTMGYLAPEAATRGKASKESDVYSFGVVALEIACGRRIIEQNLIANQIHLVDWVWELYPTGNLQEAADPRLYGVFDKQEMERLMIVGLWCTLTDYTMRPTIRQVVLVLNSEVPLPTLPSQLHSSNYFVPRTSSASGNNQSQPSTSSNSSLTTGSSPSSSSATSESSKLLGT; translated from the exons ATGACATCCCCAGAAGCAAATTACGCACTTGCGTGTTTTTATGTAACATTCATAATCCTGTTGGCTCTTGTATCTAATGCAACACCATTAGCATTCAACTACAAGCGATTCAGTGACACCATAAACACTTTAAACATTGTCGGAGATGTGTATCAAGATAACGGAGCCCTCCAACTCACTGAATACAAGAAAGACAGCCTCGGCAGAGTTACCTATTACAAACCTCTCCATCTTTGGGACAACAAAACCGGCAAGGTCACAGATTTCACCACCCATTTCAGCTTCTCCATCAACACTCCAAACAAATCCTACGATGGCGACGGCATCACCTTCTATCTAGCAGAGCCCAATTTCCCACTTCCAGTTCCAAGAGACGGTAGCGGCATTGGTCTCCTCAGCCGTTATGAGTTGAGTAATCCAAACTACACAAACGAACACCCGTTTGTGGCGGTGGAGTTTGACACCTTTGGCAACGATTGGGATCCTCCCTATGATCATGTTGGCATCGATGTTAAATCTATTGCCACTGCTTTCACTGCAGAATGGTTCAGTAGCAGGGATGAGAGAGGATATGATGCGGTTATCACTTACAATGCAGCTACGAACAATCTAAGCGTGACATTCACTGGGTACAAGGATAACGTGACAAAGATCAAGCAGAATTTATGGAGTAAAGTGGATATGAGAGATGTGTTACCGGAATGGGTTGAATTTGGGTTCACTTCTGCAACTGGGTTGTTCTATGAGTATCATACTCTTTTCTCATGGTCCTTTAGTTCCA CAACAGGGTTCTACTTTGAGTATCACACCCTCAGCTCATGGTCCTTCAACACTAGTTTGAGCACTCATGAAGCAAATGACCAGAATAGAAGCAAGAAAGGCTTGGTGATAGGGCTAGGTGTTGGTGCAGGTGTTTTAATATGTGTTTTAGTGCTGGCTAGTTTTATGGGATGGAAGCTGAGGAGCGGAAAAAGGAGAGACAGTTTTGATGTTGCTATGGACAGAGATTTTGAAAGAGGCACTGGACCCAGGAGGTTTTCTTATGAAGAACTTTCTAGAGCAACTAATAATTTTGCAAAGGGACATAAAATTGGAGAGGGAGGTTTTGGTGGAGTTTACAAAGGATTCTTAAGAGATTTGAACATTCATGTTGCCATTAAGAGGATATCTCAGGGATCACAACAAGGGGTGAGGGAGTATGCATCTGAAGTCAAGATTATTAGCCAACTGAGGCACAAGAATTTGGTTCAGCTCATTGGATGGTGTCACCAGAAGAATGACCTGCTGTTGATTTATGAGTTCATGGAAAATGGAAGCTTAGATTCCTATATATTCAAAGGTAAAAGCTTGTTGACATGGGAAGTAAGATATAACATTGCTAGAGGCTTGGCTTCATCTTTATTGTACTTGCATGAAGAGTGGGAACAATGTGTGCTTCATAGGGACATCAAACCCAGCAATGTTATGTTGGATCCTAATTTCAATGTGAAGCTTGGAGATTTCGGGTTAGCAAGACTGATGGACCACGGGACAGAATCGAAAACGGCGAGTTTAGCTGGAACAATGGGATATCTGGCTCCTGAAGCTGCCACAAGAGGTAAGGCAAGCAAAGAGTCAGATGTGTACAGTTTTGGAGTTGTTGCATTGGAGATAGCTTGTGGAAGAAGGATCATTGAACAAAATCTAATCGCAAATCAGATCCACTTGGTGGATTGGGTTTGGGAACTGTATCCCACAGGTAATCTTCAAGAAGCAGCGGATCCAAGATTATATGGTGTTTTTGATAAACAAGAAATGGAGAGGTTAATGATTGTTGGACTTTGGTGTACTCTAACTGATTACACTATGAGGCCTACAATAAGACAAGTGGTTCTTGTGCTTAACTCTGAAGTTCCGTTGCCCACTCTCCCATCACAGCTTCATTCTTCCAACTATTTCGTCCCAAGGACTAGTTCTGCTTCTGGAAATAACCAGAGCCAGCCTTCAACTTCAAGCAATAGCTCTCTCACCACGGGGTCTTCACCGTCTAGCAGCAGTGCAACTTCAGAATCCTCTAAACTTCTAGGAACATGA